GGCAAAACCAAAGAAGCATCGCCAGAATGCACTCCACCATATTCAACATGCTCAGATAAAGCGTATTCAATAATCTGGCCATTTTGGGCTATACCATCAAAATCACATTCTTTAGCGCCAAGCAAAAATTGGCTAACGACAAGTGGATACTCTTTAATATCAATAGTAAGATTATCTATATAAGTTTGCGTAACTTCATCAGACTCAAGCACGCTCATGGCTTTGCCGGACAAGACAAAAGAAGGCCGAACCAAAACCGGATAGCCATACATAGCCACAAAATCCTGAAGTTCCTGTTTGCTTGCCACCCGGTTCCAGGCTGGCTGGGCAATCCCTAAGCTGTCAAGTAAATTACTGAATTCATCTCGGGATTCGGCTTTTACAATAGTTTCAGCTTTGGTTCCTAAAATAGGAATGTTGGCCTTCTCAAGTTTGGGGGCTAAGTTATTAGCAATTTGGCCACCAACTGAAACGATAACCGGACTTTGTTCTAGATCGCAAATGTCACAAACCCGCTCTAAACTTAGCTCTTCAAAATAAAGGAAATCAGACATATCGTAATCCGTGGAAACTGTTTCCGGATTACAGTTGATAATAATGGCCTGCTGGCCATGTCGTCTAATCCCATTGACAGCTTCAACGCCACACCAGTCAAATTCTACCGAAGTGCCGATAGCATATGGCCCACAGCCTAAAACAATCACCTTTTTTTGTTTGTGATTTGGTTTACGGTCTGAAATTTCGCCATGGTACGTCAAGTATAAATAGTTGGTTTGGGAGGGAAACTCTCCTGCCATAGTATCAATTTGTTTAACCATAGGAGCAATACCCACTGCCAGCCTTTTCTGACGGATTTTTTGAGATGAAGTTTGACAGAGCTTAGCTATATCTATGTCTGAAAAACCTGCCTGTTTAGCGCGTTTTAGTAGATCTTTGGTCAAAGCTTTAGCTGATTCCAGCTCGTGATAGATGCCAGCTATTGCTTGCAATTTTTCTAAAAACCATAGATCGATACCAGTTTTTTGGCTCAGTTTAGTGACTGATTCTCCGGTTATTAGAGCAGCTATCAGTTTAAAAATCCGGCTAGGGTCAGGCTGATCAATACCATTTAGTTTTTTAGCTTTATAAAGCTCAACTAACTGATGATCAATGACCCCATCAAAACCGATATTGAGCATACGCACGGCTTTTTGGATAGCTTCTTCAAAGCTCCGGCCAATAGCCATGACCTCTCCCACACTCTTCATTTCGCTGCCAATGCTTTGTTGGCTCTTACTAAATTTATCCAAATCCCAACGGGGCATTTTGACCGTGATGTAATCCAAGGCTGGTTCAAAAAAGGCTGTGGTAGTTTTGGTGACCGAATTAGGAATCTCGGCTAAACTTTTACCAAGAGCTAATTTGGCTGAAACATAGGCTAAAGGGTAACCAGTAGCTTTAGAAGCTAAAGCACTTGATCTGGACAAACGGGCATTAACTTCAATGACTCTTAGCTCATCTGACTTAGGATCTAAAGCAAATTGAATATTGCATTCACCCACAATCTTTAAGCTCCTAATGGTATCAATAGCCGCCTGACGTAAAGCAAAATACTGCCTGTCATTCAGGGTTTGGGACGGAGCCACCACAATTGATTCACCAGTATGGATCCCAACCGGATCAAAGTTCTCCATATTACAAACCGTGATGCAATTGTCAAAGCCGTCCCGAACAACTTCGTACTCCACTTCTTTCCAGCCCCACAAACTTTCTTCTACAATTACTTGCGAGGTGGTAGCTAAAGCATTAGTTAATAGTGTTTCCAACTCTTTTTTAGAATTAGCAATACCTGAACCGGTGCCTCCTAAGGCAAAACCGGCTCGCAGCATGAGTGGATAGCCAATTTTTTGGGCAAAATCTAACCCCTCTTTAAGACTTTTGACTATTTTACCTTGAGCGGTTTTGAGATTAATTGCAGCCAAATGTTTGGTAAAAAGTTGCCGGTCTTCAGTAGTATCTATAGCTGAAATGGGAGTGCCTAAAACTTTGACCTGGTATTTTTCTAAAATATTTTGCTTAGCTAATTCTAAACCGCAGTTCAGAGCCGTTTGGCCACCAAAAGATAAGAAAATCCCATCTGGTTTTTCCTTGGCTATAATTTTTTCGACAAAGTAAGAAGTGACAGGTAAAAAGTAAACTTGGTCGGCAAAACCAGCTGAAGTTTGGACAGTAGCCACATTAGGATTGACCAAAATGACCTTAATCCCCTCTTCTTTCATGGCTTTAATAGCCTGAGAACCTGAATAATCAAACTCCCCTGCTTCCCCGATTTTTAGGGCGCCGGAACCAAGTAATAAAATTGACCTTATTTTTTTCATACAAATTTAAAAATATGTTTAGTATCAAAGGGTCCAGGACAGCCTTCCGGATGAAACTGGACACTACGGATGTTTAACTTCTTATGAAAAATACCTTCATTGGTTTGATCATTAAGATTGATAAACCACTCACCATATGCAGCTGGGATGGTTTTGCGGTCTACGGCATAGCCATGATTTTGACTGGTGACATAAGCCTTCTTAGTTGTAAGATCCATGCAAGGCTGGTTTAAGCCGCGATGGCCATATGGCAATTTATAGGTATCAGCACCAATGGCTAAACTCAAAAGCTGATGACCTAGACAAATGCCTAAAAAGGGAATTTGAGCTTTTAAAACTTTTTGAATATTAGCAACTGTTTGTGGACAGTCTTTGGGGTCGCCTGGGCCGTTGCCGCAAATTACCCCATCAATCTTGCCAAGAGCTAAAGGGTCGGCATCCCAAGGAATTCTGATCAGATGATAACCCAAACTTAAAAGCTCGCGGACAATACCGTGTTTAACGCCACAATCAATCAAGACAATTTTCTTAGCACTTTTATTTTTAGCTGGATAGATAATTGACTG
Above is a window of Candidatus Beckwithbacteria bacterium DNA encoding:
- the carB gene encoding carbamoyl-phosphate synthase (glutamine-hydrolyzing) large subunit, with the translated sequence MKKIRSILLLGSGALKIGEAGEFDYSGSQAIKAMKEEGIKVILVNPNVATVQTSAGFADQVYFLPVTSYFVEKIIAKEKPDGIFLSFGGQTALNCGLELAKQNILEKYQVKVLGTPISAIDTTEDRQLFTKHLAAINLKTAQGKIVKSLKEGLDFAQKIGYPLMLRAGFALGGTGSGIANSKKELETLLTNALATTSQVIVEESLWGWKEVEYEVVRDGFDNCITVCNMENFDPVGIHTGESIVVAPSQTLNDRQYFALRQAAIDTIRSLKIVGECNIQFALDPKSDELRVIEVNARLSRSSALASKATGYPLAYVSAKLALGKSLAEIPNSVTKTTTAFFEPALDYITVKMPRWDLDKFSKSQQSIGSEMKSVGEVMAIGRSFEEAIQKAVRMLNIGFDGVIDHQLVELYKAKKLNGIDQPDPSRIFKLIAALITGESVTKLSQKTGIDLWFLEKLQAIAGIYHELESAKALTKDLLKRAKQAGFSDIDIAKLCQTSSQKIRQKRLAVGIAPMVKQIDTMAGEFPSQTNYLYLTYHGEISDRKPNHKQKKVIVLGCGPYAIGTSVEFDWCGVEAVNGIRRHGQQAIIINCNPETVSTDYDMSDFLYFEELSLERVCDICDLEQSPVIVSVGGQIANNLAPKLEKANIPILGTKAETIVKAESRDEFSNLLDSLGIAQPAWNRVASKQELQDFVAMYGYPVLVRPSFVLSGKAMSVLESDEVTQTYIDNLTIDIKEYPLVVSQFLLGAKECDFDGIAQNGQIIEYALSEHVEYGGVHSGDASLVLPASGISPDITQKITGSAGQIIKALKLNGPFNIQFLVKDDIAYVIECNARSSRSFPYVSKASNANFIETMIDSYLGKSPHPKHYDTLPYKVVKVPQFSFNKLRGTDPVPTVEMNSTGEVVGFGQDIYEAYLSAILSTGMSYPSRKAVFISLGGASGKLAFLHSCKLLQDQGFTIYATAGTSFFLRESGVEVTTVGKIYEGTHPNVIDLLQKDRIDFAVVIPEHAQEAKHSRVLKGQSDGYAMRRLAIDLGVPLFTNAQNARLFIEAISMYQPEDIAIKSWQDYTNLLQDSEYPDVYVEG
- the carA gene encoding glutamine-hydrolyzing carbamoyl-phosphate synthase small subunit, whose amino-acid sequence is MKTYLHLEDGSSYQGQSFGLSSETAGEVVFSTGMTGYEQSLTDPSFADQILIFTYPLIGNYGIAKKQMVAKHLVQNFESEKVQVRGLVVSELCHVPSHYQASLTLDTWLKKEKIPGISGIDTRSLTQKIREGGVLRGAISPQKQYRFKKFPSMHAVSQVSCRQSIIYPAKNKSAKKIVLIDCGVKHGIVRELLSLGYHLIRIPWDADPLALGKIDGVICGNGPGDPKDCPQTVANIQKVLKAQIPFLGICLGHQLLSLAIGADTYKLPYGHRGLNQPCMDLTTKKAYVTSQNHGYAVDRKTIPAAYGEWFINLNDQTNEGIFHKKLNIRSVQFHPEGCPGPFDTKHIFKFV